Proteins from one Cicer arietinum cultivar CDC Frontier isolate Library 1 chromosome 3, Cicar.CDCFrontier_v2.0, whole genome shotgun sequence genomic window:
- the LOC101498121 gene encoding uncharacterized protein, with the protein MAITMCISVCSIFKVSCYSYNKAVTVSVQKNEKMSVPYNLKEGQFRIFHELSSSGLKMEVIVQKKKKNESRNPPLVFVHGSYHAGWCWAQHWLPFFSYYGFDCYALSLLGQGESDQPADTVAGTLQTHARDVADFIHQNIRSPPVLLGHSFGGLIIQYYISNLGNDKLKENLYPELRGAALVCSVPPSGNSGLVWRYLFSKPIAAFKVTYSLAAKGFQSSLSLCKETFFSASMEDHVVKRYQELMKESSRMPLFDLRKLNASLPVPSVPNCPLEVLVLGANNDFIVDSEGLKETAKFYGVSPICVEGVAHDMMLDTSWEKGAEVILSWLNGLQK; encoded by the exons ATGGCAATTACAATGTGTATTTCTgtttgttcaattttcaaagtttctTGTTACAGTTACAATAAGGCAGTAACTGTATCAGTGCAAAAGAATGAGAAGATGAGTGTCCCTTACAATCTGAAAGAGGGACAATTTCGTATTTTCCATGAACTCTCTTCTTCTGGTTTGAAGATGGAGGTAATtgttcagaagaagaagaagaatgaaagtAGAAATCCACCTTTGGTTTTTGTTCATGGAAGTTATCATGCTGGTTGGTGTTGGGCTCAACATTGGTTGCCTTTCTTTTCTTATTATGGCTTTGATTGCTATGCTCTTTCCTTGCTAGGACAG GGTGAAAGTGATCAACCGGCTGATACAGTTGCTGGTACACTTCAA ACACATGCAAGAGATGTTGCAGATTTTATTCATCAAAATATAAGATCACCACCTGTCTTGCTTGGACATTCATTTGGAGGACTTATTATTCAGTATTATATTTCCAATTTAGGAAATGACAAACTCAAAG AAAATTTATACCCGGAGCTTAGAGGAGCTGCCCTTGTTTGTTCTGTACCTCCTTCTGGTAATAG tggtCTAGTGTGGCGATATCTCTTTTCCAAGCCAATAGCTGccttcaag GTGACATACAGCTTGGCAGCAAAAGGTTTTCAAAGCTCTCTTTCTCTTTGCAAAGAGACATTTTTCTCAGCCTCAATGGAGGATCATGTTGTTAAAAG ATATCAAGAACTAATGAAAGAAAGTTCAAGGATGCCATTGTTTGATTTAAGAAAGCTAAATGCTTCACTTCCAGTTCCTTCAGTGCCAAACTGTCCTCTTGAAGTTCTTGTTTTGGGTGCAAACAATGATTTCATTGTG GATTCAGAGGGACTCAAAGAAACAGCAAAATTTTATGGTGTGTCACCTATATGTGTTGAAGGAGTTGCACATGACATGATGTTGGACACTTCATGGGAGAAAGGTGCAGAAGTTATTCTTTCATGGCTAAATGGTTTACAAAAGTAA
- the LOC101497801 gene encoding mannose-6-phosphate isomerase 1-like: MEDSISNGSNHQYSLQRLHFSVKNYDWGLPGQLSQVARLSELNSGSQFDPIKPYAELWIGTHDSGPSFLVSDNDGKSVTLKDWISDNPGFLLGHKVVQKWGSDLPFLFKVLSVGKALSIQAHPDKELARTLHKLLPDVYKDGNHKPEMALAITHFEALCGFITLKELKAVLHTVPEVVELVGAANANLILQTSDLNGEVKVKPVLQAVFTHLMSASKEIVTDAVNRLKNRLHRESEVRQLTEKEQLVLQLENQYPSDIGVIAAFFLNHVKLSPGEALFLGANEPHAYLSGECVECMATSDNVVRAGLTPKHRDVPTLCSMLTYKQGFPEILRGVSMNPYVNKYIPPFEEFEIDRCILPKGERIVFPAVPGPSIFLVTAGEGVMSTGSPKVYAITEGDVLFAAAYTEISVVSESELHLYRTGINSNFFKDS, translated from the exons atggAAGATTCAATTTCAAATGGTTCAAATCACCAATATTCTCTTCAAAGGCTTCATTTTTCAGTGAAGAATTACGATTGGGGTTTACCAGGTCAACTTTCACAGGTTGCAAGACTCTCTGAACTCAATTCTGGTTCTCAATTCGATCCAATTAAGCCTTATGCTGAACTTTGGATTGGTACTCACGATTCAGGTCCTTCTTTTCTTGTCTCTGATAATGATGGAAAAAGTGTTACTCTCAAGGATTGGATTTCAGATAACCCTGGTTTTTTGCTTGGTCATAAAGTTGTTCAGAAATGGGGCTCTGATCTGCCTTTTTTGTTCAAG GTACTGTCTGTGGGGAAGGCTTTATCTATACAAGCTCACCCTGATAAGGAGTTGGCTAGGACACTGCATAAATTGCTGCCTGATGTTTATAAGGATGGGAATCATAAACCTGAGATGGCTCTTGCTATCACACATTTCGAGGCTCTTTGTGGATTTATCACTCTTAAG GAGCTTAAGGCTGTGCTTCATACCGTTCCCGAAGTTGTCGAACTGGTTGGTGCTGCAAACGCAAACCTTATCTTACAAACTAGTGATCTGAATGGTGAAGTGAAGGTTAAACCTGTTCTACAGGCAGTGTTCACACACCTCATGTCAGCTAGTAAAGAGATAGTAACTGATGCAGTAAACAGATTGAAAAATCGATTGCATAGGGAAAGCGAG GTGAGGCAGTTGACGGAAAAGGAGCAGCTGGTGCTGCAGTTGGAAAATCAATACCCGTCTGATATAGGTGTGATAGCGGCTTTCTTTTTAAACCATGTAAAACTCAGTCCTGGCGAGGCGTTGTTCCTAGGGGCGAACGAACCACATGCATATTTATCCGGAGAGTGTGTTGAATGCATGGCAACTTCTGACAATGTTGTGCGAGCTGGCCTGACTCCCAAACACAGAGATGTCCCGACTCTTTGTTCCATGCTCACATACAAGCAG GGTTTTCCTGAGATTTTGCGAGGAGTTTCTATGAATCCATATGTAAATAAATACATCCCTCCATTCGAGGAATTCGAAATTGATCGATGTATTCTCCCGAAAGGGGAAAGAATCGTGTTCCCGGCTGTTCCGGGTCCTTCCATCTTTTTGGTCACGGCCGGAGAAGGAGTGATGAGCACAGGATCGCCTAAAGTATATGCAATCACCGAAGGTGATGTTCTTTTCGCCGCTGCTTACACCGAGATTAGCGTTGTGAGCGAATCCGAGTTGCATCTGTACAGAACAGGGATTAAtagcaatttttttaaagattctTAA